In Musa acuminata AAA Group cultivar baxijiao chromosome BXJ2-8, Cavendish_Baxijiao_AAA, whole genome shotgun sequence, one genomic interval encodes:
- the LOC135619303 gene encoding fructose-bisphosphate aldolase, chloroplastic-like isoform X2, producing MASAALLKSSFLPKRSEWHTTRKSSTPQPTVIAFSVRAGAYSDELVKTAKSIASPGRGILAMDESNATCGKRLASIGLENTEANRQAYRTLLVSAPGLGQYISGAILFEETLYQSTTDGKKMVDVLTQQNIMPGIKVDKGLVPLTGSNDESWCQGLDGLASRCAAYYQQGARFAKWRTVVSIPNGPSALAVKEAAWGLARYAAIAQDNGLVPIVEPEILLDGDHGIERTFEVAQKVWAEVFFYLAENNVMFEGILLKPSMVTPGAECPERATPKQVAEYTLKLLHRRIPPAVPGIMAVSFRRPVGGGGNLQPERHEPRPQPLARLLLLRQSATEHLPQDMGREAGERKGRARCSALPGQGQLARAARKVYRRG from the exons ATGGCCTCAGCTGCTCTCCTGAAGTCTTCTTTCCTTCCCAAGAGATCTGAATGGCACACTACACGGAAATCATCAACCCCTCAGCCGACGGTCATCGCTTTCAGCGTTCGTGCTGGCGCCTACTCCGACGAGCTTGTCAAGACAGCA AAAAGTATTGCGTCACCAGGTAGAGGAATACTGGCCATGGATGAATCCAACGCTACCTGCGGGAAAAGACTCGCATCGATCGGGCTGGAGAACACCGAGGCGAACCGACAAGCTTACAGGACCCTCCTTGTCTCAGCACCTGGTCTGGGTCAGTACATCTCCGGAGCAATCCTGTTCGAGGAAACTCTTTATCAGTCGACCACAGATGGTAAGAAGATGGTTGATGTTCTTACTCAACAGAACATAATGCCAGGGATCAAGGTCGACAAG GGTTTAGTGCCACTCACTGGCTCAAATGACGAATCATGGTGCCAAGGACTGGATGGCCTGGCATCGCGATGCGCAGCATACTATCAACAGGGTGCCCGCTTTGCTAAATG GCGTACAGTGGTCAGCATTCCAAATGGCCCGTCGGCTCTTGCAGTCAAGGAAGCTGCCTGGGGCTTGGCTCGATACGCTGCCATCGCACAA GACAATGGGTTGGTGCCGATTGTGGAGCCAGAAATCCTGCTTGACGGAGACCACGGAATCGAGAGGACCTTCGAGGTTGCACAGAAAGTATGGGCTGAGGTCTTCTTCTACCTGGCCGAGAACAATGTCATGTTCGAAGGCATCCTCCTGAAGCCGAGCATGGTGACCCCGGGCGCTGAGTGCCCAGAGAGAGCCACACCAAAGCAAGTTGCTGAGTACACCTTGAAGCTTCTGCACAGAAGAATCCCACCTGCTGTTCCTGGCATCATGG CAGTTTCTTTCCGGAGGCCAGTCGGAGGTGGAGGCAACCTTCAACCTGAACGCCATGAACCAAGGCCCCAACCCCTGGCACGTCTCCTTCTCCTACGCCAGAGCGCTACAGAACACCTGCCTCAAGACATGGGGAGGGAGGCCGGAGAACGTAAAGGCCGCGCAAGATGCTCTGCTCTTCCGGGCCAAGGCCAACTCGCTCGCGCAGCTCGGAAAGTATACAGGCGAGGGTGA
- the LOC135619303 gene encoding fructose-bisphosphate aldolase, chloroplastic-like isoform X1 — translation MASAALLKSSFLPKRSEWHTTRKSSTPQPTVIAFSVRAGAYSDELVKTAKSIASPGRGILAMDESNATCGKRLASIGLENTEANRQAYRTLLVSAPGLGQYISGAILFEETLYQSTTDGKKMVDVLTQQNIMPGIKVDKGLVPLTGSNDESWCQGLDGLASRCAAYYQQGARFAKWRTVVSIPNGPSALAVKEAAWGLARYAAIAQDNGLVPIVEPEILLDGDHGIERTFEVAQKVWAEVFFYLAENNVMFEGILLKPSMVTPGAECPERATPKQVAEYTLKLLHRRIPPAVPGIMFLSGGQSEVEATFNLNAMNQGPNPWHVSFSYARALQNTCLKTWGGRPENVKAAQDALLFRAKANSLAQLGKYTGEGESAEATKGMFVKGYTY, via the exons ATGGCCTCAGCTGCTCTCCTGAAGTCTTCTTTCCTTCCCAAGAGATCTGAATGGCACACTACACGGAAATCATCAACCCCTCAGCCGACGGTCATCGCTTTCAGCGTTCGTGCTGGCGCCTACTCCGACGAGCTTGTCAAGACAGCA AAAAGTATTGCGTCACCAGGTAGAGGAATACTGGCCATGGATGAATCCAACGCTACCTGCGGGAAAAGACTCGCATCGATCGGGCTGGAGAACACCGAGGCGAACCGACAAGCTTACAGGACCCTCCTTGTCTCAGCACCTGGTCTGGGTCAGTACATCTCCGGAGCAATCCTGTTCGAGGAAACTCTTTATCAGTCGACCACAGATGGTAAGAAGATGGTTGATGTTCTTACTCAACAGAACATAATGCCAGGGATCAAGGTCGACAAG GGTTTAGTGCCACTCACTGGCTCAAATGACGAATCATGGTGCCAAGGACTGGATGGCCTGGCATCGCGATGCGCAGCATACTATCAACAGGGTGCCCGCTTTGCTAAATG GCGTACAGTGGTCAGCATTCCAAATGGCCCGTCGGCTCTTGCAGTCAAGGAAGCTGCCTGGGGCTTGGCTCGATACGCTGCCATCGCACAA GACAATGGGTTGGTGCCGATTGTGGAGCCAGAAATCCTGCTTGACGGAGACCACGGAATCGAGAGGACCTTCGAGGTTGCACAGAAAGTATGGGCTGAGGTCTTCTTCTACCTGGCCGAGAACAATGTCATGTTCGAAGGCATCCTCCTGAAGCCGAGCATGGTGACCCCGGGCGCTGAGTGCCCAGAGAGAGCCACACCAAAGCAAGTTGCTGAGTACACCTTGAAGCTTCTGCACAGAAGAATCCCACCTGCTGTTCCTGGCATCATG TTTCTTTCCGGAGGCCAGTCGGAGGTGGAGGCAACCTTCAACCTGAACGCCATGAACCAAGGCCCCAACCCCTGGCACGTCTCCTTCTCCTACGCCAGAGCGCTACAGAACACCTGCCTCAAGACATGGGGAGGGAGGCCGGAGAACGTAAAGGCCGCGCAAGATGCTCTGCTCTTCCGGGCCAAGGCCAACTCGCTCGCGCAGCTCGGAAAGTATACAGGCGAGGGTGAGTCTGCAGAGGCTACAAAGGGGATGTTTGTCAAGGGCTACACATACTGA